CCGTAAGATTGTCGTTTTACCACAACCAGAAGGCCCTAAAAGGGTATAAAACTTGCCCTCCTCGATCTCAAAACTGACATTTTTCAATACCGTATCTTCATCGTCGTAACGTTTCGTCACATTTTTAAATGAGATGATGGATTTAGCCACTTTTTCTCCCCCTTTTACACTGCAAAATTTTTGGTCATACTCATTAAGAATACTGATAAATTGACAAAAAACAAGACCTAATTAAATCATAGCAAAAACTTGCCAAAATGTATTACAATAACTATTCACAATCATCCTCTTCTTGTTTATTTTATTGTTTAAAATGCAATGCTTTTTACACCTTAATAAGCACAGATAGTTTCATTAGAGAAAGCGAGAAAAACTGAACTAGTAATTTACTTATTTGTGGTATGATAATGAAAATGGTGAAGTCAAACGCTTCTTTATACAATCAAATTTGATTAATTTATTTTCCAAATTTTAAATCAAATTGCTTTTTACATTAGATAAAATTGGAGGTCATCATGACAGAAAAATTTCAAGCATTTGTCGTTAGTGAAAAAGACGGGCAAGTACACGCTACTTTAGTTGATCAGAATTTTGATAGCCTTAGTACAAAAGGGGTTATCGTTAAAGTTGCTTACTCTTCCTTAAATTTTAAAGATGCGCTTGCAACCCAAGCCAAAACTGGTGTTGTCCGTAGTTATCCCCTCACTTTAGGTATTGACTTAGCTGGAACTGTAGTTAAAAGTAACGATCCTCGCTTTGTAAAAGGGGATGAAGTTCTTGCAACTGGTTATGGCTTAGGTGTATCTAGCCCTGGTGGGTTAAGCGAGTATCAAAGCATCGCAGCAGACTGGTTAGTTCCACTGCCAGCTGGTTTAACTTTAAAAGAAAGCATGATTTATGGTACAGCGGGATTTACAGCAGCATTAGCCGTAGCCAAAATCCATGAACATATCGCCAAAGATGAACAAGTACTCGTAAGTGGTGCATCTGGTGGTGTCGGTAGCATTGCAATTGCATTATTACACAAGTTAGGTTACAAAAAAATTGTTGCCGTTAGTAGAAAAAACACTGCAACAAAATGGTTAAAAGAGCTCGGTGCCACAGAAATTGTCACTCCTGACACTTTAATCCCTGAAACAATACGTCCTTTAGCAAAACAACAATTTTCTGGTATTATCGATACCATTGGCGGTGAACTTCTGGCTGCTTTATTACCACAACTTCACTATGAGGGTGTCGCAGCTTTATGTGGTAATGCAAGTGGTATTAAACTTAATACAACGGTTTTACCTTTTATCTTACGAGGCATTCAAGTTTTTGGTATTGATTCAGTCAATCAACCAATGGCTATGCGACAAAAAATTTGGAACTTATTGGCTTCTGACTGGAAAATCACTTCCCAATTGAAAGTTCAAGAAGCTCCGCTAAAAGATGTAGAAACTATTACGCAATCATTGTTGACCGGTACCCACGAAGGTCGCAGTATTATTTCGATGTAAAGGAGTTTATTATGCGCATTTTGATTACTGCTGGTGGAACATCTGAAAAAATCGATGATGTCCGTTCTATTACCAATCATTCAAGTGGTCGTCTAGGAGTTGCTATTGCCAATGCTTTTACTAGTAACTTTGCAACGATTGACTATGTTACAACCAAAAATGCCCAAAAACCTGAAGGGGAAAATATTACGCTGCATTTTATCTCTGACACAAAAGATTTGGCAGAAACTTTAACTCACCTACTAACAACAAACCGTTATGATGCTGTTATTCATAGCATGGCAGTTAGTGATTTCACTCCAGCTACAAGCTTATCTGAAGCGCAATTACAAACAGCTTTCAATCATTTAATCACACAAAGTGATGCTAAAACACTTTCTTTAGATGAATTGCAAAATTGGTTATCAGAACTTAAGAAACAGGAAATCTCTGACAAAAAGATTTCTTCTGATACAGATCATTTATTTTTAGTTCTAAAGAAAAACCCAAAAATTATTCACCTGATAAAAAAATTGCAGCCATCCACACTACTAGTTGGTTTTAAATTACTTGTTGATGTTAGCTTTAGTGAACTGTTTGATGTTGCAATGAAAAGTATCAAGCAAAATAGTGCCGATTTCATCCTCGCCAACGATTTAATAGAAGTTGGAACGACTAAGCATCACGGCTACTTAATTGCTAAAGATGGTAGCTATAAAGAAGCCACTACTAAAAATGAAATTGCGGACTTGATTAAAACAACTATTATAACTGCAACTAAATTTTAAAAAGGAGCCACTATCATGCATCAAAAACATATTTTACTTGGTGTTTCAGCTAGCATATCCGCGTATAAAGCTGCTGATTTAGCTAATGAATTAACAAAACGTGGTTA
The genomic region above belongs to Enterococcus saigonensis and contains:
- the coaB gene encoding phosphopantothenate--cysteine ligase, whose translation is MRILITAGGTSEKIDDVRSITNHSSGRLGVAIANAFTSNFATIDYVTTKNAQKPEGENITLHFISDTKDLAETLTHLLTTNRYDAVIHSMAVSDFTPATSLSEAQLQTAFNHLITQSDAKTLSLDELQNWLSELKKQEISDKKISSDTDHLFLVLKKNPKIIHLIKKLQPSTLLVGFKLLVDVSFSELFDVAMKSIKQNSADFILANDLIEVGTTKHHGYLIAKDGSYKEATTKNEIADLIKTTIITATKF
- a CDS encoding YhdH/YhfP family quinone oxidoreductase, which codes for MTEKFQAFVVSEKDGQVHATLVDQNFDSLSTKGVIVKVAYSSLNFKDALATQAKTGVVRSYPLTLGIDLAGTVVKSNDPRFVKGDEVLATGYGLGVSSPGGLSEYQSIAADWLVPLPAGLTLKESMIYGTAGFTAALAVAKIHEHIAKDEQVLVSGASGGVGSIAIALLHKLGYKKIVAVSRKNTATKWLKELGATEIVTPDTLIPETIRPLAKQQFSGIIDTIGGELLAALLPQLHYEGVAALCGNASGIKLNTTVLPFILRGIQVFGIDSVNQPMAMRQKIWNLLASDWKITSQLKVQEAPLKDVETITQSLLTGTHEGRSIISM